The region CGGCGTCGTACTGGATGGGTCCTTCCACCGGGAGATCCGGGCGGGCCCGGCGGACCAGCTCGGTGGCCTGCCGGACGCGTTCCACCGAGCCGCCCTTTCCGGAGGAGCCGGTGGCGTAGGAGAGCATGGCGACCCGCGGGGTGACACCGAACTGCTCGGCGGTGGCGGCGGAGGCGAGGGCGATGTCCGCCAGCTGCTCGGCGTCCGGGTCCGGATTCACGGCACAGTCGCCGTACACCAGGACGCGGTCCTCCAGCAGCATCAGGAACACCGAGGAGACGATCTTGACTCCCTCCCGGGTCCGGATGAACTCCAGTGCTGGCCGGATGGTGTTGGCGGTGGTGTGGGCCGCGCCGGAGACCATGCCGTCCACCCTGCCCAGCTGAACCATCATGGTGCCGAAATATGCCCCGTGGAGCATACGTTCGTTGGCGTCTTCCAGGGATACGCCCTTGTGCTTGCGCAGAGTGGCGTATTCCCGGGCGAATTCCTCCCGCAGGGCACTGGTGGCCGGGTTGATGAGGTTGATGTTGGACAGGTCAATACCCTCGCTTGCTGCCAGTTCACGGATCTGGCCCTCCGGACCCAGCACCGTCAGTGCACATACGTCCCGCCGGCTGAGGATCTCTGCGGCCTGCAGCACCCGCAGGTCCAGTCCTTCCGGCAGCACGATCCGCTGCCGGCTGGTGCGGGCCCGCACGATCAGCTCGTTGAGGAACCGCAGCGGTGTGGTGGTGGCAGGACGGGGGAGCGCCAGGCGTTCCAGCAACTCGGCCTCATCCACATGCCGGGACCAGGTGCCCAGGGCAGCGGCAACCTTCCGCCGGTTGCCGCTGGAGATCTCGCCCCGGACCCTGCTGACCCTGCGCGCAGTGATATAGGTGTCCGTCTCAACTTCGAAGACGGGAAAGGGTGCCGACGCCAGAAGCCCCAGGATGGCCGGTTCCACATCGATGCCGCCGGTGAGGATCATGCCGCTGGCCACGGGAAAGTCCGAGGAGAAGGAGGATGCCAGGGTGGCGACCATAACGTCGGCGCGGTCGGCCGGGACAATCACCAGGGTCCCGTCCGAAAGCTGGGGGATGAAGTTCCCCACGGTCATGGCGGCAACCTTGACTGCGGAAACGTCGCGTTCAAGGTTGGCGCTGCCGGCCACTTGGCGGGCCCGCAGTGCCGTCTGCACTTCGGCGATCGACGGCTGGGAGATTTCACTCTGCTCGGGAATGACGTAGACCGGCCGGCCGCTCTGTCCGGGCCGGATAGCGGCGGTGATGGCCTCGACGTCGGACGGTGCTGCCCGGTTGACCATCACGGCCAGCAGGTCGCACTTCGCGTCGGCCAATTGGCGGCGGGCCACATCGACGGCGTCGGCCGTCTCCGCCGCAGTGGTTTCCTGGGCGTTGACGACGGCGAGCACGACAGTGCCCAGGTCATTGGCCAGCCGGGCATTGAGATCGAACTCCAGGGCGACGTCGTGCCCGGAGAGATCGGTGCCTTCGACAATGACGACGTCGCAGTTTGCGGCGATTTCGCTGTAGACGGCCAGGCAGCGGGCATCAACCTCGCCGCGCTCCCCGGCAACCAGCAATGCACGCAGCTGAGTCCGGGTCAGGCCGCCGCGGCAGGTGGCCGGACCCAGGTTGAAGCGGCGCTGCATCAGCTCCACCATGGGATCCTGTGCCGGGTTGTCGCCCTCGACAATCGGCCTGAAGAAGCCCACCCGGTCTGCGTGCCGGCCGAGCATGTCCGCCAGCCCCAGGCTGATCAAGGACTTGCCGGATCCGGGCGTCATGGCGCTTACATAGATTC is a window of Arthrobacter sp. zg-Y1171 DNA encoding:
- the pta gene encoding phosphate acetyltransferase — its product is MARGIYVSAMTPGSGKSLISLGLADMLGRHADRVGFFRPIVEGDNPAQDPMVELMQRRFNLGPATCRGGLTRTQLRALLVAGERGEVDARCLAVYSEIAANCDVVIVEGTDLSGHDVALEFDLNARLANDLGTVVLAVVNAQETTAAETADAVDVARRQLADAKCDLLAVMVNRAAPSDVEAITAAIRPGQSGRPVYVIPEQSEISQPSIAEVQTALRARQVAGSANLERDVSAVKVAAMTVGNFIPQLSDGTLVIVPADRADVMVATLASSFSSDFPVASGMILTGGIDVEPAILGLLASAPFPVFEVETDTYITARRVSRVRGEISSGNRRKVAAALGTWSRHVDEAELLERLALPRPATTTPLRFLNELIVRARTSRQRIVLPEGLDLRVLQAAEILSRRDVCALTVLGPEGQIRELAASEGIDLSNINLINPATSALREEFAREYATLRKHKGVSLEDANERMLHGAYFGTMMVQLGRVDGMVSGAAHTTANTIRPALEFIRTREGVKIVSSVFLMLLEDRVLVYGDCAVNPDPDAEQLADIALASAATAEQFGVTPRVAMLSYATGSSGKGGSVERVRQATELVRRARPDLPVEGPIQYDAAVDASVAASKAPGSSVAGQATVFIFPDLNTGNNTYKAVQQSAGAVAVGPILQGLRKPVNDLSRGCTVEDIVNTVAITAVQAQED